The DNA sequence TTTTCATTCGCGTAGACGGGAAGGCCGTATTTGCGGGCAACGATGCCAACGCCTTTGATATGATCGCTGTGCTCATGGGTGACCAATATTCCGGACAGATTGCCGAGGCTGCGGTCGATCTGCTTGATCAGCGCCTCCATCTGCTTGCCGCTCAGGCCTGCATCCACGATAAAGGACTGTCCGTCCGCTTCAACATAAATCGCATTTCCCGTACTCCCACTGGCGAGAACACTAAAATGCAAAGACATATTATCACTCCACTATTTCAGTTTTTTCTTCCGAATCTTCTCCCAGGTCTTTCTTCTCGCTGTCGAGACTGAGGACCTGGCCTTTAAAGGCATTGACGAACAAGTTCTCCTTGCCGTCCACGACAACTCTCCAGGCAGGGCTCAGCACCCAGGTGGAAGAGTCATCCTGGATATTGGAATAATATCCTTGTTCCACGTCAGTAATCTTGCTGCCTTCTTTTAAACTTTGATTCCTATAAAGGTTTTCAATCGCCTCTGTCGGATCAATCAGCTTCTTTTTATCGCCCTTCAGATACTGTACTTTTTCAAACAGCGTCTGTCTGTAGGTAACAATTTCCTGGTCGGCATTCAAGTAAAAGGTGAGCTCCCCATTTACATTCTTGTAGAGGAATTTTCCTTCGAACTTCTGATAATAGGTAATCTTATTGCTGTCATCGCTTTTTTCCCAGAAACCGTATTTATCGCCTTCATAGATGTTTTGCCTGACGAACTTATCAAGTTCCGCCTGATTGAAGTCCTTGCCGACCTTAAATGGCTTATTTAATGTCGAGTTCAGGGCATTTTCCTCAAGGGTGGAGATATCCTGGTCCTTCAGGATCGTTTTCTTCAGCTCTTCCAGGTTCTCTTCTGCAAAATTCTTCGAAACCGCGGTCAGGTTGCCGTCCCGCACTTCACCTTTTGGTATGTCAGCTTCAAACTTGATATTGGCACTCTTGAAGCTGTTCTCCAGCTTGTCCTGCGGAAGCGCCTGGCTGCCGTTCATGCGAAGCTGGGAGTATTCATAGACCAGGTAGATATCCAGGATGAGGAAGGTCAGGATAAAGATCGTTTTAATTCTGCTCCAATCCATAATCGTTCCCTCCCGGTTCAAATGTGCTGATCTGCTGCCACTTGCCTTCGTATTTATAAAACCAGGAAGGCTCAAGCTGGATCAGCTCCGTTTTTGATTTCTTATCAAGCTGATAGCCGAGCGTGATATCCTCAAGCTTTCCGGCTTCAAAATCCTCTTTCTTCTGCAGATAGTCGAGGATCTCCGGGCCGGATCTCAGCGTAACATCAGCAGAACTTATCAGGTTTGCCAGTTTGAAATTGTTCCGGAAATAGGCAAGGATTTCACTGCCGCCCCAGCGGAGCTGGATCTCCGACAGATTCAGATCCTCGCTGAACACCGGGTAATTATTGCGGTAGATCCGGAAAAACACCTGGTGTTTATTCTCATCCATCCGGACATAGCGGTAATTATCAGTCCAGCCGCCATGGGCATTCACATAATTGATGCTTTTCTTCAGCAGATTGTCAGGGCTGAGGCTTTCATTATCCTCAGGAGTAGGATTCTTGAATTCAACCTTATTCTGGTCGATCCTCAGCAGGCTGGATTCATTTGTGAATTCCTCCCCGGTCCCAAGATAGCTTTTCTGGACAGAATCCAGATCGTCGAATAATGCTTCCTTAAATCTTTCAGATTCATACTCTTCCGATAAAAAGCTGTATCTCGGCATCTCCACTTTGTTTTCCGGTATGAAAATCAATTTCTTCCCGGTATCAAAAGGAGCATAGCGGGCAAAAGCAGGATTGGTTGAAGCACTCGCCAGCCGGTAGAACCTGGTGTTAAAATTTTGGATATTCGAAAGCCCAACACCCGTTTTGTACACCCTTCCTCTTTCCGTGTCGACAAAGTAGACGATTCCGCTTTTTTGTCCAGTTTGCATGTCTATGACCATCTTATTGAAGTAAATATTCTCCAGCCGTCTGTCCTTAATCTGCAGGATCTCTTTATAAAGATTCATCGGCGTGATTCCCGGGTATATGATTTCAGCATGGCCTGCTTCCTGCACAAAGAGGTCTATATTCCCGACTTCGTCTGTTATATCCGAAAAATCATCAAAGTTCCATTTTTTAATTTCAGTAAGAAGCTTTTCTGTTTCCTCGGCGGAAAGGGTGCCAAGATGCTGGCTGTCTTCATAATGGAACAGGGCCATATTCGGCTCGATGAGGTCCCCGACATCTTTCTTTGCCTCCAGCTCGACTTCCTGAACGGTATTTTCCTCGCCAAGCTGTTCGGAAGTAGGCTGATAGGTCCAGAGGCTCCATGTCAGCAGAATGCTCCCTGACACAAGAACTGCCAATATTATTGATTTAATATCTTCATAGGTCATTCCCAATCATCCTCATCAGAACGAACGAAAGGAAGCGTAAAGGAAATGGTCGTGCCTTTTCCTTCTGTACTTTCTGCCCATATCTTGCCGTCATGGGCTTCCACAACCTCTTTGGCAATGGCAAGCCCGAGGCCGGTGCCGCCAAGCTTTCTCGTTCTAGCTTTATCCACTCTGTAAAACCGTTCGAATACTTTATCCAGATTGTCCTTCGGAATCCCGACGCCCTGGTCGGAAATCCTGATAAGCAGCTGCTCCTCCTGCTCGACGATGTTAAAAGAGACCTGTCCGCCTTCAGGTGAGTATTTCAGCGCATTCGAAATGATATTATCAACAACCTGTGTAAGCTTGTCCTCATCAATTTCCACAAATGCCGCATGCTCCGGCAGATTGCGCTGGAAGGTCACATTCTGCTCTTTTGAAAAATCGAACCGGTCGATGATCCGGTTAAAGAAGTCGACAAAATTGACCCATTCCTTCTTCATGCGGTAATCCTTGCTGTCCAGCTTTGAAAGCTGAAGAAGGTCATTGACCATCCGGATCATCCGCTCTGTTTCTGTCCTTGTCACATTAAGGAATTGGGGGGCAATATCTTCATCATGCATAGCCCCTTCCGCCAGCGCTTCAAGATAGCTCCTCATCGTCGTCAGCGGTGTCCGCAATTCATGGGATACATTCGCCACAAACTCCCGGCGCTCCAAATCAATTTTTTCCTGTTCCGTAATATCATGCAATACAGTAATAAGTCCATTAACAAAGCCTGTCTCTTTTTGAATAACAGAAAAATTGGCGCGGAGCACATATGGAGTTGTCTCTGTACTATAATCCAGGATGACGGACTCCCTTTCAGCAAGCAGCTCTTCAAACGTATAATCTTCCTCAAGGCCGAGCAGATTCACAATCGGGCTCGACAGCACTGTTTCACGTGGAACATTCAGCATTTTTGCAGCCGGTTCATTGATCAGGATAACCCGTCCCCGCCTGTCGGTCGCAATTACGCCGTCGGTCATATAGGAAAGGACTGAAGACAGCTTGCGGCGCTCCCCTTCTGTAGTAGCCTGGGCTTCCTGCAGCTTCTTCGTCAGACTGTTGAATGTGATGGCCAGCTGCCCGATCTCATCATAGCCATACACTTTAACTTTGCGGGAGAAATTCCCTTTTGCCATTGCCAATGCCTGCCGCCTCATATCAGACAGCGGCCGCGTGATCGTCTGTGCGAGCAGGATGCCGAGCAAGGCAGTGATTGCAAGAGCAATGATGATGCCTGATGCAAAAATGCTGTTGATCTGGTTCTTCTGTTCAAAGACATTTTCGATATCTGCCTTTACATATACCACACCGACGACTTCTTCATTGGCCGATTTTACCGGCGAAGCAAGGACCCAGACCCTGCGGTTCCCAAGGCTCTGATCTGTATACTCATCACTTTTGGGGGCCCGTGTGGCCAGGGCTGAAGTCGTGAGTGCATCTACAGCCTTCTGATTTACATACCCATCTTTATTGGAACCAAGGACTTTCTGTGTTTCACCGTCAATGACCCGGAGCTCAATAATATCCTTGGAAGTATAGTCACGCAGAATACGCTGGACCTCTTCTTCCTTTGTCGGCAGGTCCTCGCCGGCAGGCCGTTCCTTGGTAATGATTTCTTCCAAATAGACTGATAGCAGGTCGACTCTTTCCTCGATCGCTGTCTGGAAATTGCTTCGCAGCGTCTTCTCAAGCTGGCCGACAAAATACACTCCGATGATCTGCATAGCAATGATAATCAGCAGCACATAAATTAAAACAAACTTCAGATGAATCGAACGGAAAAAACCGACTTTTTTCATGATGGCTCTTTACTCCTGTTCCGGATTCCTCAAATAATAGCCTACTCCCCTTCTTGTTACAATCCAGGTCGGGTGGCTCGGGTTGTCTTCAATCTTTTCGCGCAGGCGCCTTACCGTAACGTCGACGGTACGGACATCCCCATAATAATCATAGCCCCATACGGTCTGAAGCAGATGCTCACGTGTCATGACCTGTCCAATATGCTTGGCCAGGTAGTGCAGCAGTTCAAACTCCCGATGTGTCAGCTCGATTGTCTCACCGCGTTTGGAAACCACATAGGCATCCGGGTGGATGACAAGGGAACCGATCGCAATCTCATTCGTTTCTTCCTCTTCCCCGGCTTTTGCAGCAATCTGCTGGTGCCTTCTCAAGTTCGCCTTCACACGGGCGATAAGCTCCCGGTTCGAAAACGGCTTTGTCACATAATCGTCAGCGCCAAGCTCAAGGCCGAGCACCTTATCAATTTCTGAATCCTTGGCCGTCAGCATGATAATCGGCATTTCATACTTCTTCCGCACCTCGCGGCATACCTCCATGCCATCGCGCTGCGGCAGCATGATATCAAGCAGGATCAGATCAGGCTTGACCTCCTCCACCTTCTCGAGCGCCTCATTGCCGTCATAAGCGCAATGCACCTCATAGCCTTCCTTTTTCAAATTGAACTGCAGTATATCCGCAATCGGCTTTTCATCGTCTACAACCAATATCTTCTTATCCATACCCATTCTCCTTTAAGAAGCAGATTATCTATCATATATCTATTATTTTTCATTGCTCATCAAAACATAAGTTCTCTATTTTACTTTACCATGTTATGCGCCGGAATTCATCTAATAGCGATGAACGGGTTGTTCCTAGGTTATGCAATTTTTGGAAGATGCCGATCCGTTCCCTTTCAAGTGCCTGCCCCTGCTGCCTCCCTGCCTATAGAAAAAGTCTCTAGCATCCACACTAGAGACTTCCTCCTATCGGTTCACATACTTCAATGGATCCTGCAAGCTTCCGTTCTTATACACTTCAAAATGAAGGTGCACGCCGGTAGAATCGCCAGTTGAGCCCATCATGCCGATCTTTGTTCCTTTAGGGACATTCTGCCCAATCTTCACATCGATTGAATCGAGGTGGGCATATAGCGTCCTGTATCCATTCTGGTGGTCGATGATGACTTTTTTTCCATAGCCGTCACCAGTCATTCCGGCTGACACGACTTTACCGTTGTCTGCTGCGCTGATTGTCCGGCTGCTCGGCCGTGCGATATCGATTCCTTTATGCATTTTGCCCCATCGGTAGCCAAGCTTGCTGGAAATATACCCGCCGTCCGCTGGCCAGGCAAAGCTGCCGTCGCCGCGGGATGGAATGACCTTCGTACCCTTGATGACAATCTCTTTCACAGGCTCTTCAAGCACTTTTTCAGAAATAGTCGCGTTTCGGACAGGCACGCCATTTTGTTCAGTGATCTTGTAGGTCACCCCTTTAACGCCGTCCTTGCCTTCCTGCTTCACCTTCGTATCGCCCTTGAACATCGAGCTGTCTTCAATGACCTCTTTTTCAAATGCGATTTTTTCCTTCTTATATATCTCTTTCTCAATAACCGCGTGGATCATCGGCTCCAGGACTGTCACGTTGACTTCCTGGCCCACCTTAACGATGCTGTCTTCCTTCATCCCGGGATTGAGAGCAAGAAGCTTATTAAGATCCAAATCATGCTTAGCGGCAATCTTGCCGAGCACATCGCCTTCCTGGACTGTATATTTCTTTTCTTCCAATGTTCCTTTATTTAAAAGCTTTAATGCCTCTTCCTCTGACAGGATCAGCTTTGGATCAGCCTTCATTTCCTCTGCCTTCACTTCTTCAGACATGGCGGCCCTTGTCAGCCGCTCTTCATTTTTCTCAAGCGGCGGAAGGGTTTCTTTGCTCTCTTCAGCTTGTTTAT is a window from the Bacillus infantis NRRL B-14911 genome containing:
- a CDS encoding two-component system regulatory protein YycI, whose amino-acid sequence is MDWSRIKTIFILTFLILDIYLVYEYSQLRMNGSQALPQDKLENSFKSANIKFEADIPKGEVRDGNLTAVSKNFAEENLEELKKTILKDQDISTLEENALNSTLNKPFKVGKDFNQAELDKFVRQNIYEGDKYGFWEKSDDSNKITYYQKFEGKFLYKNVNGELTFYLNADQEIVTYRQTLFEKVQYLKGDKKKLIDPTEAIENLYRNQSLKEGSKITDVEQGYYSNIQDDSSTWVLSPAWRVVVDGKENLFVNAFKGQVLSLDSEKKDLGEDSEEKTEIVE
- a CDS encoding YycH family regulatory protein; its protein translation is MTYEDIKSIILAVLVSGSILLTWSLWTYQPTSEQLGEENTVQEVELEAKKDVGDLIEPNMALFHYEDSQHLGTLSAEETEKLLTEIKKWNFDDFSDITDEVGNIDLFVQEAGHAEIIYPGITPMNLYKEILQIKDRRLENIYFNKMVIDMQTGQKSGIVYFVDTERGRVYKTGVGLSNIQNFNTRFYRLASASTNPAFARYAPFDTGKKLIFIPENKVEMPRYSFLSEEYESERFKEALFDDLDSVQKSYLGTGEEFTNESSLLRIDQNKVEFKNPTPEDNESLSPDNLLKKSINYVNAHGGWTDNYRYVRMDENKHQVFFRIYRNNYPVFSEDLNLSEIQLRWGGSEILAYFRNNFKLANLISSADVTLRSGPEILDYLQKKEDFEAGKLEDITLGYQLDKKSKTELIQLEPSWFYKYEGKWQQISTFEPGGNDYGLEQN
- the walK gene encoding cell wall metabolism sensor histidine kinase WalK; its protein translation is MKKVGFFRSIHLKFVLIYVLLIIIAMQIIGVYFVGQLEKTLRSNFQTAIEERVDLLSVYLEEIITKERPAGEDLPTKEEEVQRILRDYTSKDIIELRVIDGETQKVLGSNKDGYVNQKAVDALTTSALATRAPKSDEYTDQSLGNRRVWVLASPVKSANEEVVGVVYVKADIENVFEQKNQINSIFASGIIIALAITALLGILLAQTITRPLSDMRRQALAMAKGNFSRKVKVYGYDEIGQLAITFNSLTKKLQEAQATTEGERRKLSSVLSYMTDGVIATDRRGRVILINEPAAKMLNVPRETVLSSPIVNLLGLEEDYTFEELLAERESVILDYSTETTPYVLRANFSVIQKETGFVNGLITVLHDITEQEKIDLERREFVANVSHELRTPLTTMRSYLEALAEGAMHDEDIAPQFLNVTRTETERMIRMVNDLLQLSKLDSKDYRMKKEWVNFVDFFNRIIDRFDFSKEQNVTFQRNLPEHAAFVEIDEDKLTQVVDNIISNALKYSPEGGQVSFNIVEQEEQLLIRISDQGVGIPKDNLDKVFERFYRVDKARTRKLGGTGLGLAIAKEVVEAHDGKIWAESTEGKGTTISFTLPFVRSDEDDWE
- the yycF gene encoding response regulator YycF, yielding MDKKILVVDDEKPIADILQFNLKKEGYEVHCAYDGNEALEKVEEVKPDLILLDIMLPQRDGMEVCREVRKKYEMPIIMLTAKDSEIDKVLGLELGADDYVTKPFSNRELIARVKANLRRHQQIAAKAGEEEETNEIAIGSLVIHPDAYVVSKRGETIELTHREFELLHYLAKHIGQVMTREHLLQTVWGYDYYGDVRTVDVTVRRLREKIEDNPSHPTWIVTRRGVGYYLRNPEQE
- a CDS encoding peptidoglycan DD-metalloendopeptidase family protein, yielding MKNWGNRLTALSGAMKAKVNKGRKSAIALTAAAVLAAGGTHPAAADSEQLTTVYYVYIDGNYAGTVLDKESIQSKVAQQVEKAQESYDYELSAGADISYIPEQVFNTNIKTEESQVLEEVAEVGVSTEAAGIVIDGETAVYLETMEEAEAVLEKFKLQYASEKELDGLEAYKQAEESKETLPPLEKNEERLTRAAMSEEVKAEEMKADPKLILSEEEALKLLNKGTLEEKKYTVQEGDVLGKIAAKHDLDLNKLLALNPGMKEDSIVKVGQEVNVTVLEPMIHAVIEKEIYKKEKIAFEKEVIEDSSMFKGDTKVKQEGKDGVKGVTYKITEQNGVPVRNATISEKVLEEPVKEIVIKGTKVIPSRGDGSFAWPADGGYISSKLGYRWGKMHKGIDIARPSSRTISAADNGKVVSAGMTGDGYGKKVIIDHQNGYRTLYAHLDSIDVKIGQNVPKGTKIGMMGSTGDSTGVHLHFEVYKNGSLQDPLKYVNR